The Aquidulcibacter paucihalophilus genomic interval CCCTTGGCCTCGAAGGCGGCCTGCGCCTGCGCCGCTGCGGCGGCGGCAGGATCGGCGGGCGGCGCGTCCTGGGCAAAGGCGGGGGTCGCGAGCGCCAGGAAGGCGGCGGCGGCGAGGGCGGTACGAAGAGACATGTCGGGGTCCTGAAAGAGGTCGGTGGAGCCCATGCTCCTGTCCACAGGGTGGCGCCGATCCGGCGAAAGCGCGAGGCCGTTTGTGCCGCCGCCGGTCCGGGTTAGCGTAGCCGGATGCTGAAGACGCCGATGATCCGGGCCCGCCTCGCGCTCGCCGCCCTGTTCCTGATCGGGCTCGCCGGCCCGGCTGCCAGCCAGGGCGCGAGCCGGGCCTACGCCGTCGACGGCGACTGCGGCGGACGGCCCCGTACCCTTGTTCCGATGGTCGCCGGTTCCTGTCTCGGTCGGGTCTGGCAGCGCGCCGACGGCGAGGGCCCGCGCATGCCGCGCGGCCTGCTGGAGTTGCCCGACGGCGACTGGCTGGTCACCGACCTCGGCTCATGGGACGCGGGCCGGGGCGCGCTCTGGCGGATGTCGCCGGATGCGAACGGTGCGGTGTCGTGGACCCGGCTGATGCGCGGCCTGTCGATGCCGCACACGCTCGCGCGCGGCCCGGACGGCCGCATCTACCTGGCCGAGATGAGCCGGATCCTCGCCTTCGATCCGGCGCGGCCCGAGGCGGCGGTGACGGTGATCGACGGCCTGCCCGACAACCGCCTGCACGAAAACCGCCACCCGTTGTCCAGTTTCATCTTCGACGGCGACGGTGCCTTGCTGGTCAATGTCGGTGCCCCCTCGGACCGCTGCCTGACGCCGGCCGGCGCGCCGCAGCGGGACGCGGGCGGACAGTGCGCCGAGAGCGCCGAACAGGGGATGGTGCGCCGTTATGCGCCGGAAGGCCGTGGCCGCTGGAGCCGGACCTGGACGGTCCATGCCTCCGGCCTGAGGAACTCCGTCGCCCTGGTCCGGCACAGTTCCGGCGCCGTCTACCAGGCCGAAAACTCGGTCGATCTGACCACGCCCGACCGGCCGTTCGACGAAATCAACCGGTTGACTCCGGGCGCCCACTACGGCTGGCCCTACTGCACCGACATGGCGACGGTGCTGCCGGGCTGGACGGCGGCCCAGGCGCGCTGCGGCGCACGAGCCGCGCCCGTTTCCCTGCTGCCGCCGCATGCCGCGCCGCTGGCGATTCTCTACTACGACGGGGCGATGTTGCCGGAACTGCGCGGCCGGATGCTGATGAGCTGGCACGGCTATCGCCGCGCCGCCGGTCGGGTCGTGGCGGTGGAGACGGACGCTGCCGGCGGGCCCCTGACCGACCGCCGCGCCCGTTACGCCATCTATCCGCGCGGCTCGATGCCCTATCCGGTGGAGGCCCCGGCCCCGCGCGCGCGGGTGCTGACGCCGGGCTGGAGTGCGCGGCCCGGCCGCCACCCGCAGGGCTCGCCCGCGGGCCTGGCGGTCGCGCGAGATGGTTCGATCTGGATCGCCGACGACCGCGCCGCGGC includes:
- a CDS encoding PQQ-dependent sugar dehydrogenase; this encodes MLKTPMIRARLALAALFLIGLAGPAASQGASRAYAVDGDCGGRPRTLVPMVAGSCLGRVWQRADGEGPRMPRGLLELPDGDWLVTDLGSWDAGRGALWRMSPDANGAVSWTRLMRGLSMPHTLARGPDGRIYLAEMSRILAFDPARPEAAVTVIDGLPDNRLHENRHPLSSFIFDGDGALLVNVGAPSDRCLTPAGAPQRDAGGQCAESAEQGMVRRYAPEGRGRWSRTWTVHASGLRNSVALVRHSSGAVYQAENSVDLTTPDRPFDEINRLTPGAHYGWPYCTDMATVLPGWTAAQARCGARAAPVSLLPPHAAPLAILYYDGAMLPELRGRMLMSWHGYRRAAGRVVAVETDAAGGPLTDRRARYAIYPRGSMPYPVEAPAPRARVLTPGWSARPGRHPQGSPAGLAVARDGSIWIADDRAAAILRIARD